A stretch of DNA from Candidatus Eisenbacteria bacterium:
GAAGACGAACTTCGGAACGACGAGCATCATCGACGGCGTGAACTACATCTTCCAGCGCGGCGCCGCGCTCGGAAAGCAGACGGTCGTGAACCTGAGCCTGGGCTCCCAGCAGGGGCCACACGACGGCACGTTCGGGTTCGACACGATGGTGAACGCGCTCACCGGTCCCGGGAAGATCGTCGTCGCGAGCGCCGGGAACCAGCAGGAGAACGACCTCCACGGGCAGATCGCCGTCTCCGGCGCGCCCGGGATCATGACGCTCGCCGTCCCCACGTACGGGGCCAAGGGCGGTCCCTCGAACGACTACATGCTCTTCTCGGGCTGGTACGAGGGCGCGAACCAGATCTCCCTCACGATCCAGACGCCGAACGGCCACGTGATCGGACCCGTCTCGACGGGAAACAGCGCCTCGCTCAACTCTCCGGACGGGTTCATCAACCTGAACAACGCGACGACGATCCCCGCGAACGGCGACCACGAGATCTATGTCGAGATCTACGACGCGACGGCGAACCGGACTCCCGAGCCGGGCACCTGGACGTTCACGTTCACGCCGGTGGTCATGGGGTCCTCCGGTCGGGTGGACATGTACACGTTCGTGTCGAACCTGGGACCGGGCGCGCTCGCGCGCTGGGGAGTCGGACTCCAGCAGGACGGGGTGATTGGAACCCCGGGCACCGCGGATTCCGTCATCACCGTGGGAGCGCACACCACGAAGGAGTGCTGGGACTCGATCGACGGAAACGGGTACTGCTGGACGCCTCTCCAGACCCTCCAGTCGATCGCGCCCTTCTCGAGCCTGGGTCCGCGCCGCGATGGCGCCATCAAGCCCGACCTCACCGGACCGGGATTCGGGGTCGCGTCGTCCAAGTCGGCGAATTACAACCCGTCGGTCGCGCTCGTCGTCCCGGACGGCGTGCACCACGTCGAGGCGGGCACGAGCATGTCGGCGCCCCATGTGGCGGGCGCCGTCGCCTTGCTCCTGGCGCAGCCCGCGTGGAGTGGAAGCAGCCCCTCGGCGATCAAGGCGAGGCTCAAGCAGACCGCGCGCACCGACTCGTTCACGGGAACGGTTCCGAACACGACCTGGGGAAGCGGCAAGCTGAACGTCGCCGCCGCGCTCGCGCCTCTCGCCTCGGTGCTGGTTCCCTATCCGCCGGACGGCGCGAATCTCCCGTACGCGAAGTGGGATTCCATCCAGGTCGTGATCACCGGCGCGGTCGCCGACTCCGTGGAGCTGCACCTCTCGCTCGAAGGCGGATCCACGTATCCCACCTCCATCGGGAAGCTCTACAACGTGAGTCCGGGCCCGCCGCGAACGCTGCCGTTCCAGCCTCAGAGCTCCATGGCGACCCAGCAGGCGAAGATACGCGCCACGGCGTACACCACGTCCGGCACCCTCGAGGGATTCTCGGACGGCCTCTTCACGATCGCGATCCCGACCGCCGTGGAGCCGGTCGCCACGGCCTCGGCGCCGCGGTTCGAGCTGGGACGGAACTCGCCCAATCCGTTCAATCCGTCGACCACGATCGCCTTCGCGGTCGACCACCCGGGCCGGGTGACGCTCCGGATCTTCGACGCTCGAGGCTCGCTCGTGAGGACGCTCGTGAACGGGCGGCTGGATGCGGGGGCCTACCGATCGCGGTGGGACGGGACCAGCGATCACGGAGCACGGCTGGCATCGGGGATCTACCTGTACCGGCTGGACCTGGACGGGCGGAGCCTTTCCAGGAAGATGACGCTCTTGCAGTAATCGCCGAAGGATGACCATGATCGTCCGCCCCGTCCGCCTTGCCCTGTGCGCGGCCCTGGCCGCCGCGTCGGCCCTGGACCCTCGGCCACTCGCGGCCGCGACGCCGGGAGCGGCCTCGACGCACGCGAAACCCCGGCCTGCCCTGAGCGCCGAGGACTGGCGCGAAGACCTCCGATTCCTCGTCAAGACCATGAAGGAGACGCACCCCAAGCTCTTCTGGCGCGTCGGGCAGGACACGCTCGAGGCGGCCGTGGCCGAGCTGGATCGAGGGATCCCGTCGATGTCCGAGGACGAGATCGTGACCGGCATCGTACGAATCGCGGCGATGCCGCGGGACGGCCATACGTTCGCCATGCCGTGGGCCGGACCGGTGGCGACCGGGACCGTGTTCCCCGTACGCCTCTACCGCTTCTCGGACGGGCTCTTCGTGACGGCGGCGCACCGGTCGCACGCGGATCTTGCGGGAGCGAAGGTGGAGCGGATCGGAGGCGTTCCCGCCGACCAGGCGCTGAACCGCGTCTCCGATCTCCTCGGCTACGACAACTCGTACACGCGCCTCGAGCGGGGCCCGATGGCGCTGGCCATGCCCATCCTCGCGCACGGCTCCGGCCTGGCGTCCTCTCGCGAATCCATCGAGCTCTCGGTGGTCACGCGCAAGGGATCGCGGAAAACCGTCCGGGTCGCCGCGATCCCCGAACCGAACCATGGCGCCTGGCTTCGCGACCGGTCGCTCGCCCCCGAAGGCTTCGCGACCGCCGCTCCGGGCAGCGCCGCGCGTCCCCGCTCCTGGCCCCGCGCTTCCAACTACTGGTTCGAGCTCCTCCCCGGGACGAAGACGGTGTACGTGCAGTTCAACGAGGTGAATCATGCGCGCGAGGAGCCGTTCGGTGCCTTCTGCCAGCGGCTCTGGACGTTCGTGGACGAGCGCGACGTGGACCGGCTCGTGCTCGACATCCGGAACAACCAGGGCGGAAACAACGGAATCTTGAAGCCCCTGTACCACGGGGTCATCAAGCGGGATCGCATCAACCGCCGTGGACACTTCATCACGATCCTCGGGCGCGGCACGTACAGCGCCGCCATGAACTGCGCGGCATTCCTCGAGGAGCAGACGAACGTGCTCTTCACGGGCGAGCCGTCCGGCGCCGCTCCGTGCCAGGCGGGGGACGCGGGACAGTTCACCTTGCCCCGGAGCGGAATGCCCTTCCAGGTCTCGCGCTATCTCTGGCTGAACACGGTGCCGTGGGACAACCGCCCGTGGATCCGTCCGCACGTCCCGGCCCTGACGTCGTCCAAGGACTACTTCGCCGGCAAGGATCCCGCGCTCGAGACCGCGCTCTCCATGTCGAGCTTCAAGCCCCTCCCCGAGCGAATGCGCGAGGCGTGGGAGGCCGGCGGTGCCGCGGCGGCGCGGAGCGAGCTCAACGCCCATCGGAAGAGCTACCCGGACGTTCCCGGAATGTCCTCGGAAGGCGACGTGAACCGGTTCGGGTACGAGCTCCTCGCGCACGATCGGGTGGACGACGCGATCGAGGTGTTCCGGTGGAACACCGAGGACCATCCGGGAAGCTGGAACGCGTGGGACAGCCTGGGAGAGGCGCTCGTGAAGAAGGGGGATCGTGAGAGGGCGATCGCCGCCTACCGGAAGTCCGTCGAGCTCAACCCCGAGAGCCAGGGCGGAAAGGAAGCGCTCCGCCACCTGACGGGGAGCTAGATCCCGAACACCTCGGGATCCCAGCGGAGCCCGAGCTCCGAGGGCGGCGCCATGTATCCGGCGAGCGCCGATGCCGCGACGACCGCGGGGCTCGCGAGGTAGCCCTCGCCGCCCACGCCCATCCGGTTCTGCCAGTTCCGGTTGAAGGTCGTGATCGCGCGCTCTCCCTTCTCGAGGGAGTCCGGCCCCTGCCCGAAGCAGGGCCCGCACCACGATTCGCGGATCTCGGCGCCCGCTCGCCGGAACGTGTCCGCGATGGACTCGCCGCCGAGCCTCGGATCGGCGTTCTCGATCTGCCGCTTCACGGTGCCGCTTCCGGGAAAGACGATGAACTCGTACTTCCCCGCGATCCGCCCGACTCCGAGCTGCCGCGCGCCGCGCAGGACGAGCGCGGCCTGGAGGAGGTCGTCGTACCCTCCGTTCGTGCACGATCCGATCATCGCCTTGTGGAAGGTGAGCCGCTCCGTCGCGACCTCCTCGGCGGGGAACGCGTTCCCCGGGCTGAAGGGCTTCGCGATCATGGGCGCCACGCTCGAGAGGTCGAGC
This window harbors:
- a CDS encoding tetratricopeptide repeat protein, with protein sequence MIVRPVRLALCAALAAASALDPRPLAAATPGAASTHAKPRPALSAEDWREDLRFLVKTMKETHPKLFWRVGQDTLEAAVAELDRGIPSMSEDEIVTGIVRIAAMPRDGHTFAMPWAGPVATGTVFPVRLYRFSDGLFVTAAHRSHADLAGAKVERIGGVPADQALNRVSDLLGYDNSYTRLERGPMALAMPILAHGSGLASSRESIELSVVTRKGSRKTVRVAAIPEPNHGAWLRDRSLAPEGFATAAPGSAARPRSWPRASNYWFELLPGTKTVYVQFNEVNHAREEPFGAFCQRLWTFVDERDVDRLVLDIRNNQGGNNGILKPLYHGVIKRDRINRRGHFITILGRGTYSAAMNCAAFLEEQTNVLFTGEPSGAAPCQAGDAGQFTLPRSGMPFQVSRYLWLNTVPWDNRPWIRPHVPALTSSKDYFAGKDPALETALSMSSFKPLPERMREAWEAGGAAAARSELNAHRKSYPDVPGMSSEGDVNRFGYELLAHDRVDDAIEVFRWNTEDHPGSWNAWDSLGEALVKKGDRERAIAAYRKSVELNPESQGGKEALRHLTGS
- a CDS encoding S8 family serine peptidase, which encodes MRRSGPISPLQRTLLVFLVAAAMLGTMPADAARSVHPALTRPIDPSLPLHQRFLGTDLSGGRVVELLIEGEIPPGLLRSRGIEVNTVTGRLMTARCPLGLLNALLSMPGIDRVSISEPCVRLLEQSAVDVGLPSIRTVAPPDFTGQTGEGVLVGIVDTGVDLGHSDFQNPDGTTRLVSVWDQTVNGAPPAGFTYGTEWSSAQIDAGQASEVDDEGHGTHVLGTAGGDGSETGNGVPAHTYVGVAPEADLCVVKTNFGTTSIIDGVNYIFQRGAALGKQTVVNLSLGSQQGPHDGTFGFDTMVNALTGPGKIVVASAGNQQENDLHGQIAVSGAPGIMTLAVPTYGAKGGPSNDYMLFSGWYEGANQISLTIQTPNGHVIGPVSTGNSASLNSPDGFINLNNATTIPANGDHEIYVEIYDATANRTPEPGTWTFTFTPVVMGSSGRVDMYTFVSNLGPGALARWGVGLQQDGVIGTPGTADSVITVGAHTTKECWDSIDGNGYCWTPLQTLQSIAPFSSLGPRRDGAIKPDLTGPGFGVASSKSANYNPSVALVVPDGVHHVEAGTSMSAPHVAGAVALLLAQPAWSGSSPSAIKARLKQTARTDSFTGTVPNTTWGSGKLNVAAALAPLASVLVPYPPDGANLPYAKWDSIQVVITGAVADSVELHLSLEGGSTYPTSIGKLYNVSPGPPRTLPFQPQSSMATQQAKIRATAYTTSGTLEGFSDGLFTIAIPTAVEPVATASAPRFELGRNSPNPFNPSTTIAFAVDHPGRVTLRIFDARGSLVRTLVNGRLDAGAYRSRWDGTSDHGARLASGIYLYRLDLDGRSLSRKMTLLQ